DNA sequence from the Deltaproteobacteria bacterium genome:
ATTCACAAGCGGTTGGTGGAGGGTGTGCGTGGCGGTGCTGCCGCACCGGGCGAATACCGCAAGATCCAGAACTACGTGGTCAATTCCGCCACCGGCGAGACGATCTACACGCCGCCGCCAGCTCACGAGGTACCGATCCTGATGGCGGAACTGGTGGAGTGGCTGAACCGGGAACGGGAGACCCATCCGGTCCTCGTGAGCGGCATCGCCCAGTTCCAGCTCGTCCATATCCATCCCTTCCTGGACGGCAACGGCCGGACATCCCGGCTGCTCTCAACCTTGTGCCTGTACCGCGCGGGTTACGACTTCAAGCGGCTGTTCACCATCAGCGAGTACTACGACCGGGACCGGGCCGCCTTCTATCGGGCGATCCAGGGTGTCCGGGAGCGCAACATGGACATGACCGGGTGGCTGGAGTACTTCGTGACCGGACTGGCCACCCAGCTGATGGAGGTCAGGCAACGGGGGGAGCGGGTGATCCGACGCGACGTGCTCGTCCACCAGCACGATCTCTCCCCCCGCCAGGCACAGGCCCTGATGCACATTCTCGAACACGGGAGCATCAACATCCAGGAGTTCGAGGCGCTCTGCCCGGAGGTCAACCGGCGCACGCTTCAACGGGAGCTGAGGAGCATGGTGGAGAAAGGGGTTCTCGTTACCGAAGGGGCGACCAATCGGCTGATATACCGCATCAAGGAATAGGGGGCCGAACTTGCGACAAACTTGCGACACAACTTGCGACATCCGGCGCACGCCGGACAGGAGGAAATCCGCATCAGCGCCCCTGCCTGCCGGCAGGGTTTCCGCCCCCTCGGGGATGTGCCGCTCTTTGAAAACCTGCCTGCCGAGCAGAGAACGGCGCAGGCAGGGATGTTGCGTATCAACGGGTTAGGTGATATCCTGGCGGTGGAGAGCGGTTATGGAGAGGGTCGCAAGCGGGGAGGCAGGTGGAGTTTCGGGGAGGCAGGTGGAGTTTCCCAAGATGCACAGCGTGAGGGAGTTTCTCAATCTGGTTAAAAC
Encoded proteins:
- a CDS encoding Fic family protein produces the protein MKQGFHPRFTITNRLTEALTRIERARGFLEAATLSEDWIREMGERALVLEAHHTTHIEGTQLTLDQAERLLAGESVPEADPDDVRELLNYRRAFDFVSEFLSSGLPAAQGTAQAGAPITEGLIREIHKRLVEGVRGGAAAPGEYRKIQNYVVNSATGETIYTPPPAHEVPILMAELVEWLNRERETHPVLVSGIAQFQLVHIHPFLDGNGRTSRLLSTLCLYRAGYDFKRLFTISEYYDRDRAAFYRAIQGVRERNMDMTGWLEYFVTGLATQLMEVRQRGERVIRRDVLVHQHDLSPRQAQALMHILEHGSINIQEFEALCPEVNRRTLQRELRSMVEKGVLVTEGATNRLIYRIKE